Proteins encoded together in one Pseudomonas sp. Seg1 window:
- the cysD gene encoding sulfate adenylyltransferase subunit CysD, with translation MVDKLTHLKQLEAESIHIIREVAAEFDNPVMLYSIGKDSAVMLHLARKAFFPGKLPFPVMHVDTRWKFQEMYKFRDKMVEELGLDLITHINPDGVAQNINPFTHGSAKHTDIMKTEGLKQALDKHGFDAAFGGARRDEEKSRAKERVYSFRDSKHRWDPKNQRPELWNVYNGKVNKGESIRVFPLSNWTELDIWQYIYLEGIPIVPLYFAAEREVIEKNGTLIMIDDERILEHLSDEDKARIVKKKVRFRTLGCYPLTGAVESEAESLTDIIQEMLLTRTSERQGRVIDHDGAGSMEDKKRQGYF, from the coding sequence AACCCGGTGATGCTGTACTCCATCGGTAAAGACTCCGCCGTGATGCTGCACCTGGCACGCAAGGCGTTCTTCCCGGGCAAACTGCCGTTTCCGGTGATGCACGTCGACACCCGGTGGAAATTCCAGGAGATGTACAAGTTCCGCGACAAGATGGTCGAAGAACTGGGCCTGGACCTCATCACTCACATCAACCCGGACGGCGTGGCGCAGAACATCAACCCGTTCACCCACGGTAGCGCCAAGCACACCGACATCATGAAAACCGAGGGCCTCAAGCAGGCACTCGACAAGCATGGTTTCGACGCAGCATTCGGCGGCGCCCGTCGCGATGAAGAGAAATCCCGTGCCAAAGAGCGCGTGTACTCGTTCCGCGACAGCAAGCACCGCTGGGATCCGAAAAACCAGCGTCCGGAGCTGTGGAACGTCTACAACGGCAAGGTCAACAAGGGCGAATCCATTCGCGTGTTCCCGTTGTCGAACTGGACCGAGCTGGACATCTGGCAGTACATCTACCTCGAAGGCATCCCGATCGTGCCGCTGTACTTTGCCGCCGAGCGTGAAGTGATCGAGAAGAACGGCACGCTGATCATGATCGACGACGAGCGCATCCTTGAGCACCTGTCCGACGAAGACAAAGCGCGCATCGTCAAAAAGAAAGTGCGTTTCCGTACCCTTGGCTGCTACCCGTTGACGGGCGCGGTGGAGTCCGAGGCCGAAAGCCTGACGGACATCATTCAGGAAATGCTCCTGACGCGAACTTCCGAGCGCCAGGGCCGTGTCATCGACCACGATGGCGCAGGCTCGATGGAAGACAAAAAACGTCAAGGCTATTTCTAA
- the cysN gene encoding sulfate adenylyltransferase subunit CysN gives MSHVSDLISEDILAYLGQHERKELLRFLTCGNVDDGKSTLIGRLLHDSKMIYEDHLEAITRDSKKVGTTGDDIDLALLVDGLQAEREQGITIDVAYRYFSTAKRKFIIADTPGHEQYTRNMATGASTCDLAIILVDARYGVQTQTRRHSFIASLLGIKHIVVAINKMDLKGFDEGVFESIKADYLKFAEGLKMKPTSMHFVPMSALKGDNVVNKSERSPWYKGQSLMEILETVEVAGDRNFTDLRFPVQYVNRPNLNFRGFAGTLASGIVKKGDEVVVLPSGKSSRVKSIVTFEGELEHAGPGQAVTLTMEDEIDISRGDLLVHADNVPPVTDSFEAMLVWMAEEPMLPGKKYDIKRATSYVPGSIASIVNKVDVNTLEEGPASALQLNEIGKVKIALDAPIALDGYESNRTTGAFIIIDRLTNGTVGAGMIVAQPVAHGTASHHGKLAHVATEERAQRFGQQPATVLFSGLSGAGKSTLAYAVERKLFDMGRAVFVLDGQNLRHDLNKGLPQDRAGRTENWRRAAHVARQFNEAGLLTLAAFVAPSAEGREQAKDLIGKDRLLTVYVQASPAVCAERDPQGLYAAGGDNIPGESFPYDVPLNADLVIDTQSLSLEESVKQVLDLLRKRGAI, from the coding sequence ATGTCGCATGTTTCTGATTTGATCAGCGAGGACATCCTCGCCTACCTGGGCCAGCACGAACGTAAAGAGCTGCTGCGCTTTTTGACCTGCGGTAACGTCGATGACGGCAAGAGCACCCTGATCGGGCGCCTGCTGCACGACTCGAAGATGATCTACGAAGATCACCTGGAAGCGATCACCCGCGATTCGAAGAAAGTCGGCACCACCGGTGATGACATCGACCTGGCATTGCTGGTCGACGGCTTGCAGGCCGAGCGCGAGCAGGGCATCACCATCGATGTCGCTTACCGCTATTTCTCCACCGCCAAACGCAAATTCATCATCGCCGACACCCCCGGCCATGAGCAGTACACCCGCAACATGGCCACGGGTGCGTCCACCTGTGACCTGGCGATCATCCTCGTCGACGCCCGTTACGGCGTGCAGACCCAGACCCGTCGCCACAGCTTTATCGCCTCCCTTTTGGGGATCAAGCACATCGTCGTCGCCATCAACAAGATGGACTTGAAGGGCTTCGATGAAGGCGTGTTCGAGTCGATCAAGGCCGACTACCTGAAGTTCGCCGAAGGCTTGAAGATGAAGCCGACCAGCATGCACTTCGTGCCGATGTCTGCCCTCAAGGGCGACAACGTGGTGAACAAGTCCGAGCGCTCGCCTTGGTACAAAGGCCAGTCGCTGATGGAAATTCTCGAGACCGTGGAAGTGGCGGGCGACCGCAACTTCACCGATCTGCGTTTCCCGGTGCAGTACGTCAACCGTCCTAACCTGAACTTCCGCGGTTTCGCCGGCACGCTGGCCAGCGGCATCGTCAAGAAGGGCGACGAAGTCGTGGTGCTGCCGTCGGGCAAGAGCAGCCGCGTGAAGTCCATCGTCACTTTCGAAGGTGAGCTGGAGCACGCCGGTCCTGGTCAGGCTGTGACGCTGACCATGGAAGACGAAATCGACATCTCCCGGGGCGACCTGCTGGTGCATGCCGACAACGTGCCGCCGGTCACCGACAGCTTCGAAGCGATGCTGGTGTGGATGGCTGAAGAGCCGATGCTGCCGGGCAAGAAATACGACATCAAACGCGCCACCAGTTACGTGCCGGGCTCTATCGCCAGCATCGTCAACAAGGTCGACGTGAATACCCTTGAAGAAGGCCCGGCGAGCGCGTTGCAGCTCAACGAAATCGGCAAGGTGAAGATCGCGCTCGACGCGCCGATCGCCCTCGACGGTTACGAGAGCAACCGCACCACTGGCGCGTTCATCATCATCGATCGTTTGACCAACGGCACCGTCGGCGCCGGCATGATCGTCGCGCAGCCAGTGGCTCATGGCACGGCTTCGCACCACGGCAAACTGGCCCACGTTGCCACCGAAGAGCGCGCTCAGCGTTTCGGTCAGCAACCGGCCACCGTGTTGTTCAGCGGTCTGTCGGGCGCGGGCAAGAGCACTCTGGCCTACGCGGTTGAACGCAAGCTGTTCGACATGGGCCGCGCGGTGTTTGTGCTGGATGGCCAGAACCTGCGTCACGACCTCAACAAAGGTCTGCCACAGGATCGCGCCGGCCGCACCGAGAACTGGCGTCGTGCCGCGCACGTGGCGCGTCAGTTCAACGAGGCCGGTCTGCTGACGTTAGCGGCCTTCGTCGCGCCAAGTGCCGAAGGGCGCGAGCAGGCCAAGGATCTGATTGGCAAGGATCGTCTGTTGACGGTTTACGTGCAGGCCTCGCCAGCCGTGTGCGCCGAGCGTGATCCGCAAGGCCTGTACGCGGCTGGCGGCGACAACATCCCGGGCGAGTCCTTCCCGTACGACGTGCCGCTGAATGCCGATCTGGTGATCGACACCCAGTCGCTGTCGCTGGAAGAAAGCGTCAAGCAAGTGCTGGATCTGCTGCGCAAGCGTGGCGCGATCTAA
- a CDS encoding acyltransferase encodes MLDFLPAPLRGVIASLLLALNTILLCSFLFCVALIKVLPFDLARRASLWLMSHTHEAWISNNKGWMNLVRRTRWHISGLQGLDYKHSYLITSNHQSWVDILVLQYVLNRKIQPLKFFLKQELIWVPVIGLAWWALGFPFMKRYSKAYLEKHPEKKGKDLETTRKTCAKFRNNPVGIFNFVEGTRFTEGKHAQQQSPFKYLLKPKAGGIAFVLDAMGEQLESIVNVTIHYPGGRPGFWDLLCGNVRDVVVHFEELKIPQQFIGKNYDQDGEYRLQFQGWINQLWLDKDALLEQMHREYPAKSSGA; translated from the coding sequence ATGCTGGATTTTCTACCTGCACCGTTGCGCGGCGTGATCGCCTCGCTGCTGTTGGCACTCAATACGATTCTGCTGTGCTCGTTTCTGTTCTGTGTGGCGCTGATCAAAGTGCTGCCATTCGACCTCGCCCGGCGTGCCTCACTCTGGTTGATGAGCCACACGCATGAAGCGTGGATCAGCAACAACAAAGGCTGGATGAATCTGGTGCGGCGCACCCGTTGGCACATCAGCGGGCTGCAAGGCCTGGACTACAAGCACTCGTACCTGATCACCAGCAACCATCAGAGCTGGGTCGATATTCTGGTGCTGCAATACGTGCTCAACCGGAAAATTCAGCCGCTGAAGTTCTTCCTTAAGCAGGAGCTGATCTGGGTGCCGGTGATCGGCCTGGCTTGGTGGGCGCTGGGCTTTCCGTTCATGAAGCGCTATTCCAAGGCGTATCTGGAAAAGCACCCGGAAAAGAAAGGCAAAGACCTGGAAACCACGCGCAAGACCTGCGCGAAGTTTCGTAATAATCCGGTGGGGATCTTCAACTTCGTTGAAGGCACGCGCTTCACCGAAGGCAAGCATGCGCAGCAGCAGTCGCCGTTCAAATACCTGCTCAAGCCCAAGGCTGGCGGCATCGCGTTTGTGCTGGATGCGATGGGCGAACAGCTGGAGTCGATCGTCAACGTGACCATTCACTATCCGGGCGGCCGTCCGGGCTTCTGGGATTTGCTGTGTGGCAATGTGCGCGATGTGGTGGTGCACTTTGAAGAGCTGAAGATCCCGCAGCAGTTCATTGGCAAGAACTACGACCAGGACGGCGAATATCGCCTGCAATTCCAGGGCTGGATCAATCAGCTGTGGCTGGACAAGGATGCGTTGCTGGAACAGATGCACCGCGAATACCCAGCGAAGTCCTCAGGCGCCTGA
- the pta gene encoding phosphate acetyltransferase, translating to MQTFFIAPTDFGVGLTSISLGLVRTLERAGLKVGFFKPIAQPHPGDTGPERSTELMARTHGLKPPQPLGLAHVERMLGDGQLDELLEEIIALYQQAAIGKDVLVVEGMVPTRSASYAARVNLHLAKSLDAEVILVSAPENEVLAELSGRVELQAQLFGGPKDPKVLGVILNKVKTEESMDAFAARLKEHSPLLRSGDFRLLGCIPYQPELNAPRTRDVADLMGAQVLNAGDYETRRMTKIIICARTMRNTVELLKPGVLVVTPGDRDDIILAVSLAAINGVPLAGLLLTSDTLPDPRIMDLCRGALQAGLPVLSVSTGSYDTANLLNGLNKEIPIDDRERAEIITDFVASHLDANWLHQRCGTPREMRLSPAVFRYQLIQRAQAANKRIVLPEGSEPFTVQAAAICQERGIARCVLLAKPEDVEAVARAQGIVLPPGLEILDPDLIRERYVEPMVALRKTKSLNAPMAEQQLEDTVVIGTMMLALDEVDGLVSGVINTTANTIRPALQLIKTAPGCTLVSSVFFMLFPEEVLVYGDCVMNPHPSAVELAEIALQSADSAAAFGITPRVAMISYSSGESATGEEVEKVREATLLAHEQQHSLLIDGPLQYDAAANAEVARQLAPNSQVAGRATVFVFPDLNTGNTTHKAVQRSADCVSLGPMLQGLRKPVNDLPRGAQVDDIVYTIALTAIQAANRPMDV from the coding sequence ATGCAAACTTTTTTTATCGCCCCCACCGATTTTGGCGTGGGTCTGACCTCCATCAGCCTCGGGCTGGTGCGTACATTGGAGCGAGCGGGCTTGAAAGTCGGCTTCTTCAAACCGATTGCCCAGCCGCATCCGGGTGACACCGGCCCCGAGCGCTCGACTGAACTGATGGCGCGCACTCACGGCCTGAAGCCGCCGCAACCGCTGGGCCTGGCCCACGTCGAGCGGATGCTCGGTGACGGTCAGCTCGATGAGTTACTCGAAGAAATCATCGCCCTGTATCAACAGGCCGCCATCGGCAAGGACGTGCTGGTGGTGGAAGGCATGGTGCCGACCCGCAGCGCCAGTTACGCCGCACGGGTCAATCTGCACCTGGCCAAAAGCCTCGATGCCGAGGTGATTCTGGTCTCGGCGCCGGAAAACGAAGTGCTGGCCGAACTCTCTGGCCGTGTCGAATTGCAGGCGCAGTTGTTCGGTGGCCCGAAAGACCCGAAAGTCCTCGGTGTGATCCTCAACAAGGTCAAGACCGAAGAAAGCATGGACGCCTTCGCCGCGCGTCTGAAAGAACATTCGCCATTGCTGCGCAGCGGTGATTTCCGCCTGCTCGGCTGCATCCCCTATCAACCGGAACTCAACGCGCCGCGCACCCGCGACGTCGCCGACCTGATGGGCGCGCAGGTGCTCAACGCCGGCGACTACGAAACCCGGCGGATGACCAAAATCATCATTTGCGCACGCACCATGCGCAACACCGTCGAGCTGCTCAAGCCCGGCGTGCTGGTGGTGACACCGGGCGATCGCGACGACATCATCCTCGCCGTCAGCCTCGCGGCGATCAACGGCGTGCCGCTGGCCGGTCTGCTGCTGACCAGCGACACCCTGCCCGATCCGCGCATCATGGATCTGTGCCGTGGCGCGTTGCAGGCCGGTTTGCCGGTGTTGTCGGTGAGCACTGGCTCCTACGACACCGCCAACTTGCTCAATGGCCTGAACAAGGAAATCCCGATCGACGACCGCGAGCGTGCGGAGATCATCACCGATTTCGTCGCCAGCCATCTCGACGCCAACTGGCTGCACCAGCGCTGCGGCACGCCACGGGAAATGCGCCTGTCACCTGCCGTATTCCGCTATCAACTGATCCAGCGCGCCCAGGCCGCCAACAAGCGCATCGTTCTGCCCGAAGGCAGCGAGCCGTTCACCGTGCAAGCGGCGGCGATCTGCCAGGAACGCGGGATTGCCCGTTGCGTCTTGCTGGCCAAACCCGAAGACGTCGAAGCGGTGGCCCGCGCCCAAGGCATCGTGCTGCCGCCGGGGCTGGAGATTCTCGATCCGGACCTGATCCGCGAGCGCTACGTCGAACCGATGGTGGCCCTGCGCAAAACCAAGAGCCTCAATGCGCCGATGGCCGAGCAACAACTGGAAGACACCGTGGTGATCGGCACCATGATGCTGGCGCTGGATGAGGTCGACGGGCTGGTGTCCGGCGTGATCAACACCACCGCCAACACCATCCGCCCGGCCCTGCAACTGATTAAAACCGCACCGGGCTGCACGCTGGTGTCGTCGGTGTTCTTCATGCTGTTTCCGGAAGAAGTGCTGGTGTATGGCGACTGCGTGATGAATCCGCATCCAAGCGCCGTGGAACTGGCCGAGATTGCCCTGCAAAGCGCCGACTCGGCTGCGGCGTTCGGCATTACCCCGCGCGTGGCAATGATCAGTTACTCCAGCGGCGAATCGGCCACCGGCGAAGAAGTCGAGAAAGTCCGCGAAGCCACCCTGCTCGCCCACGAACAACAGCACTCGCTGCTGATCGACGGCCCGCTGCAATACGACGCTGCCGCCAACGCGGAGGTTGCCCGGCAACTGGCGCCGAACAGCCAGGTGGCCGGTCGCGCCACGGTGTTCGTCTTCCCTGATCTGAACACCGGCAACACCACGCACAAAGCCGTGCAACGCAGCGCCGATTGCGTCAGCCTCGGGCCGATGCTGCAAGGCCTGCGCAAACCGGTGAATGATTTGCCGCGCGGCGCGCAAGTTGATGACATCGTCTACACCATCGCCCTCACCGCGATTCAAGCCGCCAACCGACCTATGGATGTGTAA
- a CDS encoding DUF3565 domain-containing protein has translation METALLAAISMGRDLLHKNIERPSLAKQSRESEHNPDKRDSTITGFHQDEEGHWVAELSCGHTQHLRHQPPWQSRAWVLDPAQRIEKIGQPFACGWCAQGSVSDNLGD, from the coding sequence ATGGAGACAGCCTTATTGGCGGCGATCAGCATGGGGCGAGACCTTTTGCATAAGAATATAGAAAGGCCAAGTTTAGCGAAGCAATCGCGCGAAAGCGAACACAACCCGGACAAACGGGATTCGACCATTACCGGCTTTCATCAGGACGAGGAAGGTCACTGGGTGGCCGAGCTTTCCTGCGGCCACACCCAACACCTGCGTCATCAGCCGCCGTGGCAATCGCGAGCCTGGGTCCTTGACCCGGCGCAACGTATTGAAAAAATAGGCCAACCCTTTGCCTGTGGTTGGTGCGCGCAAGGCTCGGTTAGCGATAACCTTGGCGACTGA
- a CDS encoding peptidylprolyl isomerase: MLIAANKAVSIDYTLTNDAGEVIDSSAGGAPLVYLQGAGNIIPGLEKALEGKAVGDELEVSVEPEDAYGEYAAELVSTLSRSMFEGVDELEVGMQFHASAPDGQMQIVTIRDLDGDDVTVDGNHPLAGQRLNFKVKIVDIRDASQEEVAHGHVHGEGGHHH, encoded by the coding sequence ATGCTGATCGCCGCCAATAAGGCTGTCTCCATCGACTATACCCTCACCAACGACGCTGGTGAGGTCATCGACAGCTCCGCCGGCGGCGCTCCGCTGGTTTACCTGCAAGGCGCAGGCAACATCATCCCGGGCCTGGAAAAAGCTCTGGAAGGTAAAGCTGTTGGTGATGAGCTGGAAGTTTCCGTTGAACCGGAAGACGCTTACGGCGAATACGCCGCTGAACTGGTCAGCACCCTGAGCCGCAGCATGTTCGAAGGCGTTGACGAGCTGGAAGTCGGCATGCAGTTCCACGCTTCGGCGCCGGACGGCCAGATGCAGATCGTCACCATTCGTGACCTGGACGGCGACGACGTGACTGTCGACGGCAACCACCCACTGGCCGGTCAGCGCCTGAACTTCAAAGTGAAGATCGTTGACATCCGTGATGCCAGCCAGGAAGAAGTCGCTCATGGTCACGTCCATGGCGAAGGTGGCCATCACCACTGA
- a CDS encoding glutathione peroxidase, which yields MSAFHDLKLTALDGQELPLAPFKGQVVLVVNVASKCGLTPQYAALENLYQQFKGRGFSVLGLPCNQFAGQEPGTEQEIQEFCSLNYGVTFPLSSKLEVNGHDRHQLYRLLAGEGAEFPGDITWNFEKFLLGKDGRVLARFSPRTAPDDPTVIAAIEKALG from the coding sequence ATGAGTGCTTTTCACGACCTTAAGTTGACAGCCCTGGATGGTCAGGAGCTACCGCTGGCACCGTTCAAGGGCCAAGTCGTGCTGGTGGTCAACGTCGCCTCCAAGTGCGGCTTGACCCCACAGTATGCGGCGCTGGAAAACCTCTATCAGCAATTCAAAGGCCGAGGCTTCAGTGTGCTGGGCCTGCCGTGCAACCAATTTGCCGGTCAGGAACCGGGCACCGAGCAGGAAATTCAGGAATTTTGCAGCCTCAACTATGGCGTGACGTTTCCGTTGTCGAGCAAGCTTGAAGTCAACGGTCACGATCGTCATCAGTTGTACCGTTTGCTGGCGGGCGAGGGTGCGGAGTTCCCCGGTGACATCACCTGGAATTTCGAGAAGTTCCTGCTCGGCAAGGACGGCCGGGTGCTGGCTCGGTTCTCGCCGCGCACGGCGCCGGATGATCCGACGGTGATTGCCGCGATCGAGAAAGCGCTGGGTTAA
- a CDS encoding NADH:flavin oxidoreductase, whose translation MPVQALFKPFHLGALELPTRVVMAPMTRSFSPGGVPNSKVIEYYRRRAAAGVGLIITEGTTVGHIASNGYPNVPQFFGDAPLAGWKKVVDAVHAEGGKIVPQLWHVGSVRRIGTEPDASVPGYGPSEKLKDGQVVVHGMSKQDIQDVIAAFAQAAKDAQNIGMDGVEIHGAHGYLIDQFFWEGSNQRTDEYGGSLANRSRFAIELIQAVRAAVGESFPIIFRFSQWKQQDYTARLVQTPEALGEFLKPLSDAGVDIFHCSTRRFWEPEFDGSDLNLAGWTRKLTGKPTITVGSVGLDGEFLQFMVNTDKVAQPASLEKLLERLNKEEFDLVAVGRALLVDPDWALKVREGREQDILPFSREALMTLV comes from the coding sequence ATGCCGGTTCAAGCCTTGTTCAAACCGTTTCATCTCGGTGCCCTCGAACTGCCGACCCGCGTGGTCATGGCGCCTATGACCCGTTCGTTTTCTCCAGGCGGCGTGCCTAATTCGAAAGTCATCGAGTACTACCGCCGTCGCGCAGCAGCCGGTGTCGGCCTGATCATCACCGAAGGCACGACCGTCGGCCACATTGCCTCCAATGGTTATCCGAACGTGCCGCAATTTTTTGGTGACGCGCCATTGGCCGGCTGGAAGAAAGTTGTCGATGCGGTTCACGCCGAGGGCGGCAAGATCGTTCCGCAACTGTGGCACGTGGGCAGCGTGCGGCGCATCGGCACCGAGCCGGACGCCAGCGTGCCGGGTTACGGCCCGTCGGAAAAACTCAAGGACGGTCAGGTCGTCGTGCACGGCATGAGCAAACAAGACATTCAGGACGTGATCGCCGCGTTCGCTCAAGCGGCTAAAGATGCACAAAACATTGGCATGGACGGCGTGGAAATCCACGGCGCTCACGGCTACCTGATCGACCAGTTCTTCTGGGAAGGCAGCAACCAGCGCACTGACGAATACGGCGGCAGCCTGGCCAACCGTTCGCGTTTTGCCATCGAACTGATTCAAGCCGTGCGTGCGGCGGTCGGTGAAAGCTTTCCGATCATCTTCCGCTTCTCGCAGTGGAAGCAGCAGGATTACACCGCGCGTCTGGTGCAAACCCCGGAAGCGCTGGGCGAGTTCCTCAAGCCGCTGTCCGACGCTGGCGTGGATATTTTCCACTGCTCGACGCGGCGCTTCTGGGAGCCGGAATTCGATGGCTCCGATCTGAATCTGGCCGGCTGGACACGCAAACTGACTGGCAAGCCGACCATCACCGTTGGCAGTGTTGGCCTGGATGGCGAGTTCCTGCAGTTCATGGTCAACACCGACAAGGTTGCGCAGCCGGCCAGTCTGGAGAAACTGCTGGAGCGCCTGAATAAAGAGGAATTCGATCTGGTAGCGGTGGGGCGTGCGCTGCTGGTCGATCCGGACTGGGCGCTGAAAGTGCGTGAAGGGCGTGAGCAGGACATTCTGCCGTTCAGCCGTGAGGCGTTGATGACGCTGGTTTAA
- a CDS encoding glycosyltransferase family 1 protein gives MASADTEVMTTALHITLISETFPPEINGVANTLGRLCDGLRARGHRVELVRPRQADDPQRSEDDALLLCRGWPLPGYPGLQWGQSSMHKLLRRWKRQRPDVLYIATEGPLGLSALRAARRLGISVVSGFHTNFQQYTSQYGLGLLTRMLTHYLRWFHNRSALTLVPSVSQRLELERRHFERLALLSRGVDSQLFHPAKRLNALREQWGLGERDIAVIHVGRLAPEKNLGLLKRSFEKLRSTYPQRNMKLIVVGDGPQRMALEKDLPEAIFCGSQRGEALATHYASGDVFLFPSLTETFGNVVLEALASGLGVVAYDQAAAAQHIRHGYNGVLAMPGDEDAFCDAAAWLLEEDETLRCVRLNARQHASRQGWPAVIEQFESHLRGACVGEQVVPNAQTLP, from the coding sequence ATCGCCTCAGCCGACACTGAGGTCATGACGACAGCTCTGCATATCACTCTGATCAGCGAAACCTTCCCACCGGAAATCAACGGGGTGGCCAATACCCTCGGCCGCTTGTGCGATGGCTTGCGCGCGCGCGGGCATCGCGTCGAACTGGTGCGTCCGCGTCAGGCCGATGATCCGCAGCGCAGTGAAGATGATGCGCTGCTGTTGTGTCGCGGCTGGCCGTTACCCGGTTATCCGGGCTTGCAATGGGGTCAGTCGTCGATGCACAAACTGCTGCGGCGCTGGAAGCGTCAGCGCCCGGATGTGCTGTATATCGCCACTGAAGGCCCGCTCGGTTTATCGGCGTTGCGCGCGGCGCGGCGACTGGGGATTTCGGTTGTCAGCGGCTTTCACACCAATTTCCAGCAATACACCAGTCAATACGGCCTCGGTCTGCTGACCCGGATGCTGACCCATTACCTGCGCTGGTTTCACAACCGTTCGGCGCTGACACTGGTGCCGAGCGTCAGTCAGCGCCTGGAACTGGAGCGCCGGCATTTCGAGCGTCTGGCGTTGTTGTCGCGAGGTGTGGACAGCCAGCTATTTCATCCGGCGAAACGGCTGAACGCTTTACGTGAGCAATGGGGACTGGGCGAGCGTGACATTGCGGTGATTCATGTAGGACGGCTCGCACCAGAGAAAAACCTTGGTTTACTCAAACGCAGCTTTGAAAAACTGCGCAGCACTTATCCACAGCGCAATATGAAGCTCATCGTGGTCGGTGACGGGCCGCAACGCATGGCACTGGAAAAGGATCTGCCCGAGGCGATTTTCTGTGGTTCACAGCGCGGGGAAGCGTTGGCTACGCACTATGCGTCGGGGGATGTTTTTCTGTTCCCGAGCCTGACCGAAACCTTCGGCAATGTGGTGCTGGAAGCGCTGGCTTCAGGGCTGGGTGTCGTGGCTTACGATCAGGCAGCGGCGGCGCAACATATTCGCCATGGCTACAACGGCGTGCTGGCAATGCCAGGCGATGAAGACGCGTTTTGCGATGCAGCGGCGTGGTTGCTGGAGGAGGACGAAACGTTGCGTTGCGTGCGGCTCAATGCGCGGCAGCATGCAAGTCGCCAAGGCTGGCCAGCGGTGATTGAGCAGTTTGAAAGTCATTTGCGTGGGGCGTGCGTGGGGGAGCAGGTTGTGCCGAATGCACAGACACTGCCTTAG
- the cysZ gene encoding sulfate transporter CysZ, with translation MPAPVLSGPQYLREGLKLVLSPGLRLFVLLPLAINLVLFVGLIYLAGHQFSLWVDTLMPSLPDWLSFLSYILWPLFVVLVALMVFFSFTMLANIIAAPFNGFLAEKVEVVVRGTDDFPAFSWGELIEMIPRTLAREMRKLGYFLPRAIGLFILSFIPVVNIIAAPLWLLFGVWMMAIQYIDYPADNHKLGWNEMLAWLRQKRWQSMSFGGIVYLVLLIPLVNILMMPAAVAGATLFWVRERGAEALAQEKA, from the coding sequence ATGCCCGCCCCTGTTCTGTCCGGCCCGCAATACCTTCGCGAAGGCCTCAAACTGGTCCTCAGCCCCGGCCTGCGACTGTTCGTGTTGTTGCCGCTGGCCATCAATCTGGTGCTGTTCGTCGGATTGATCTATCTGGCCGGCCACCAGTTCAGCCTGTGGGTCGATACGTTGATGCCCTCGCTGCCCGACTGGCTGAGTTTCCTCAGCTACATCCTCTGGCCCTTGTTCGTGGTGCTGGTGGCGTTGATGGTGTTTTTCAGCTTCACCATGCTGGCCAATATCATCGCCGCGCCGTTCAACGGTTTCCTCGCGGAAAAAGTCGAAGTGGTGGTGCGCGGCACCGATGATTTCCCGGCGTTCAGCTGGGGTGAACTGATCGAAATGATCCCGCGCACCCTCGCCCGGGAAATGCGCAAACTCGGCTACTTTCTGCCACGGGCCATCGGCCTGTTCATCCTCTCGTTCATCCCGGTGGTGAACATCATCGCCGCACCGCTGTGGCTATTGTTCGGCGTCTGGATGATGGCGATCCAGTACATCGACTACCCGGCGGACAACCACAAACTGGGCTGGAACGAAATGCTCGCCTGGCTGCGCCAGAAGCGCTGGCAGAGTATGAGTTTCGGCGGGATTGTTTATCTGGTGCTGCTGATTCCGCTGGTCAACATCCTGATGATGCCGGCTGCTGTAGCCGGGGCAACGCTGTTCTGGGTGCGTGAGCGTGGTGCCGAGGCACTGGCTCAGGAAAAAGCCTGA